The Spartobacteria bacterium genome segment TCAGCATCAGGCGCAAGTAAAGATGTTCTTTCTTCGAAAGAAAAATGTTATTTTCCCTTCAAAATCTATCGCTCAGTACGCAATTCCGAGAAGAGGCGTCTTATCAGTGAACAGATAAAAAAACGCACGGATCAATCAATGGATACGCTGCAAATAGAATTACAGACTTTGACTGCGAAGCTGGCGGAAATGGGAGAGCATATCGGTGCTCTGAAACAGCAGCTGAAAAACAACGAGGAATCCAAAAAGACCTTTCAGGAGAAGAGAAAAGCCATCGAAAAGCAACAGTGTGAATGCATTCGCTGGAACAGACTGCATGAACTGATTGGTTCCGCAGAAGGAAAGAAATTCCGAAATTATGCTCAGGGACTAACCTTTGAATTGCTGGTGCATCATGCCAATCAGCAATTGGCGAAGCTGACCGATCGATACCTGTTGCTCCGCAGTGATTCGGAATCCTTGGAACTCAAGGTGATGGATAATTATCAGGACGTAACACGATCCACAAAAAACCTTTCCGGTGGTGAAAGCTTTATTGTCAGTCTCTCGCTGGCATTGGGACTGTCCAAAATGGCCAGCCACAAAGTGCGCGTCGATTCGCTATTCCTTGATGAGGGATTCGGGACGCTGGATGAAGACGCTCTTGAAACCGCACTCGATACGCTGGCAGGTCTCCAGCAGGAAGGCAAACTCATTGGAGTCATATCCCACGTATCGGCACTGAAGGAACGCATTAATACACAAATCAACGTTATCCCTGTCACTGGTGGACGAAGCGCGCTCGAAGGGCCGGGTGTCAGTGGTTCGTCATCTTAGCACCAGTGTCCCAGATCGCGAATCGTATACATCTTACCCCAGCCTCCACGCATCTTACGTGCGCCCGTTTTGCGATGTACCCCGAAATAATCGGTGTTTTCAGCAAAGAATTCCTCCACAAATTCCTTCGATCCCAGAACCTGCCCGTCGCAGAAATACCGGCTTCGACATTGCAGCCGCTCAAAATCCGATATTTTCATTCGCTTTCGCAGCTTATCCGGAATCATATCCCGATCCATCATCGCAAATCCGGGATTTTTACATAGCTCCTCATACATCAAAATTCGTTCCCAATACATGACTGACGCCTCATCCCACTCATCCACCTTTTCCAGCGCTCGCACTGCATCATCCAGTCGTTCTATCCCTGAAGCCAGCATCATAATTCCTCGACGTGCAGCACCCGTTCCACCCATAGCCTCACCCAGTCCGCAAAAACGATACGCCTTTGGATCATCCACCATACCTGCCCGCACAGGATTCATTTCGATATACGCCGCCATGGTGCGCAACGCCAGTCCATCTTCCACCAGTACGCTCTTAAACCGATGATCCCACAGTGTTCCATACCGATTGTTGCGCCGATTATACCAGCAGGAAAACCGCTGTTTCACCTGCTTCATAAACTCACTAATATCATGCATGCGTATAAGATAACGCTGTTTATCCTCTTTTACCAGTTCCACCAATCCAGCGCGTTCCCATTCCGCCCAGCGTATTTGAATTTCATCCATTTCATCTTCATCATAAAGACAATTCAACCGCCGCATCAGTTCTTCATCGGTAATCGACTGCACGTCCTCACGTTCTGGTTCCTCCAGTAATAGATGAACATGATTTGTCATTACCGCATAAGTCATAACATGCACGCCGGTAAATCCTTCCACCCGTCG includes the following:
- a CDS encoding transposase, with the translated sequence MRQKRIKRDHLAYYHCMSRIVGRAMLLGPLEKEHMRHLIRRVEGFTGVHVMTYAVMTNHVHLLLEEPEREDVQSITDEELMRRLNCLYDEDEMDEIQIRWAEWERAGLVELVKEDKQRYLIRMHDISEFMKQVKQRFSCWYNRRNNRYGTLWDHRFKSVLVEDGLALRTMAAYIEMNPVRAGMVDDPKAYRFCGLGEAMGGTGAARRGIMMLASGIERLDDAVRALEKVDEWDEASVMYWERILMYEELCKNPGFAMMDRDMIPDKLRKRMKISDFERLQCRSRYFCDGQVLGSKEFVEEFFAENTDYFGVHRKTGARKMRGGWGKMYTIRDLGHWC
- a CDS encoding chromosome segregation protein SMC — its product is SASGASKDVLSSKEKCYFPFKIYRSVRNSEKRRLISEQIKKRTDQSMDTLQIELQTLTAKLAEMGEHIGALKQQLKNNEESKKTFQEKRKAIEKQQCECIRWNRLHELIGSAEGKKFRNYAQGLTFELLVHHANQQLAKLTDRYLLLRSDSESLELKVMDNYQDVTRSTKNLSGGESFIVSLSLALGLSKMASHKVRVDSLFLDEGFGTLDEDALETALDTLAGLQQEGKLIGVISHVSALKERINTQINVIPVTGGRSALEGPGVSGSSS